DNA from Kitasatospora acidiphila:
CGCCGGCGCCCTGCGGGTCGGTGAGCCGGTCGACCCGGAAGCTGCGCCAGTCGTGCCGGATGAGGTCATATGCGACCAGGTACCAGCGGTGGTCGAGGCAGACCAGCCGGTGCGGTTCGACGTGCCGCTCGGTGCGCCTGCCGTCGGCGGCCGCGTAGCCGAAGCTGAGCTGCTCGGCATCGCGGCAGGCCAGCGCGACCACGGTGAGCGCGCCGGGGTCGACGCCCGCCTGACCGGCCGCGGTGCCCCAGCCGGTCGGCACGGTCATGGTGCGCAGGGCCTCCACCCGGTGCCGCAGCCGGACGGGCATCACCTGGACCACCTTGGCCAGCACCCGCACCGAGGACTCGGCCAGGCCGGCCACCGCTCCCTCCGCGGCGGCCTGGAGCCCGACGGCGAGCGCGACGGCCTCGTCGTCGTCGATCACCAGCGGCGGCAGCGCCGCGCCGGCGGCGAGCTGGTAGCCGCCGTCCACGCCGCGCTGGGCCTCCACCGGGTAGCCGAGTTCGCGCAGCCGGTCGACGTCCCGGCGCAGGGTGCGCACCGAGACGCCCAGCCGTTCGGCCAGTTCGGTGCCGGGCCAGTAGCGGTGGGTCTGCAGCAGGGAGAGCAGTCTCAGGGTTCGGGTACTGGTGTTCGCCACGCCGGAGATTCTCCTCTCCATTGAGGACGGAAACTGACCGCTATGGCTCCTAACGTAGGTGTCGAGCAAGGGAAACCGAAGCCGAAACCGAAGCCGAGAGCGGGAGCAGTCATGACCGACACCACCAACGCCACCACCGAGCTGTCCGGCGAGCGGGCTGACCTGCTGGAGACGCTGACCACCGCACGGCACTTCCTGCGCCTCACCGCCCGCGACCTCACCGACGACCAGGCCCGGCAGCGGACCACCGCCAGCGAGCTCTGCCTGGGCGGCCTGATCAAGCACGTGACGTCGACCGAGCGGTTCTGGGCGTCGTTCATCGTCGAGGGCCCGTCGGTGATGCCCGACTTCACCACCCTGACGGAGGCCGACTGGGCCAAGCGCGGCGAGGAGTTCCAGCTGCTGCCCGGCGAGACGCTGGCCGGTGTGCTGGCGGAGTACGAGGAGGTGGCCCGCCGCACCGACCAGCTGGTGGCCGCGCTGCCGAACCTGGACGCCGCGCAGCCGCTGCCCAAGGCGCCCTGGTTCGAGGCCGACAAGTCCTGGTCGGCCCGCCGCACCCTGCTGCACATCGCCGCCGAGACCGCTCAGCACGCCGGCCACGCCGACATCATCCGCGAGTCGCTGGACGGCGCCAAGAGCATGGGCTGACCCGGGAGACGAGAAGGAACCTTGAACTCCACGTGAGACGAGAAGCAACCCCGAACTCCACGGGAGACGAGAAGCAACCTTGAACTCCAGGCGAGACGAGAAGCAACCCTGAACCCTGCGTGAACTGACGGTCCATCAGCCACCTTGTGGCGATGGTCCGTCAGTTTGTTCCCTCGCGCTCCCGTTCGGTGTACGGAGCACCAACGTGGCGTAGTCAAGCCAAGGTTGCGGCAGAAGGCTGAGATCCACGGCCCGACTCCGTAGGCTGCCGATGTCGGAAAGTTTGACGTCGAATCGGGGGCGCGGCCGAGGTCCCGATCGGCCGGATCCGGCGCCACCGTGTCCGCCGGGACGGGTGGACCGAGTTGGCTCAGAGGCCTGTGGGGGGTTGGAGCACTCCGAAGCACCGGGGGTGGTTTCCGCCTGCCCGCAGTCATTGGCATATCCCAACGAGGGGGAACTCCATGACCACCGTGAACAAGCTGGTCCAGGTCGCAGGCTGCATCGACGCCGCGGAAGCCGACATGATCATCGGCGAGGGGGCGGACTGGATCGGCTTCGGGCTGCGCCTGCCGTCCGGCAAGGACGACATCTCCGAGCAGGACGCTGCCGCGATCATCAAGGGCTTCGAGCCGCCGCACGCCGGCGTGCTGATCAGCTACCTGACGGATGCCCAGGAGGTCAGCGACTTCTGCACCCAGCTCGGCGTGGTCGCCGTCCAGCTGCACGGGGATGTGGCGACCGACCAGCTCCGCCTGCTCAAGGAGCTCCGCCCGGAGCTGTTCGTGCTGAAGTCGCTGGTGGTCAAGGCCGACAACGCCGAGGAGCTGCTCCAACTCGTCGACGACACCCACCCGTTCGTCGACATGTACATCACCGACACCTTCGACCCGAAGACCGGTGCCAAGGGCGCGACGGGGCTCACCCACGACTGGAGCATCTCCGCCGAGCTGGTCCGCCGCTCCCCGAAGCCGCTGATGATGGCGGGCGGCCTGAACCCGGAGAACGTCGGGGACGCGATCCGCGCCGTCCGTCCGGCCGCCGTGGACGCCCACACCGGTCTGGAGGGCCCGGACGGCCGCAAGGACCGGGCCAAGGTCGCCAAGTTCGTCGCCGAAGCCCGTCGTGCCTTCGACGACATCGGCTGATCGCCCTTCCGCAGCCCACTCCCCGGCGCACCGTCAACTCGCCTTCTCCCCATCCACCGTGGAGGCCCAGCCGTGAGTACCGAACACGTCCACCTGTTGCCGCAGACGGATCAGCTCCGCGCCATGCACACCATCGTCCGGGACCGGGACTGCTCGCAGGAGGACTTCCGGTTCTACACGCGGCGCATCATCCACCGTCTGCTGGAAGCCGCCCTGGATCTGCTGCCGTACGCCAAGCGGGAGGTCACCACCCCGGTCGGCGTCACCTACCTGGGGCTCGAGCTCGTCGACAAGGTGTGCGCCGTGCCGGTGATCCGCGCCGGTGAGGCGATGGAGGTCGAGCTGCTCGATGTGCAGCCCGACATCCCGATCGGCAAGATCCTGATCCAGCGCGACAAGCAGACCAAGCTGCCGAAGCTCTACTACAAGCAGCTGCCGGCGGACATCGGCGAAGGCCATGTGCTGCTGCTGGAGCCGATGCTGGCCACCGGCGGTTCGGCCCTGGCAGCCATCGACGTGCTGCTGGACTCGGGGGTTTCCGAGGAGAAGATCATCATGATCAACTTCCTCTCCTCGCCCGAGGGCCTCGAGCGCTTCGCCAGGGAGCGGCCGGGGCTGCAGATCGTCACCAGCGCCATCGAGGACCGGCTCAACGAGCACGCATTCATGATCCCCGGCATCGGGGACTTCGGCGACCGCTTCTTCGGAACCACGGACTCCGGAGCTAGGA
Protein-coding regions in this window:
- a CDS encoding helix-turn-helix transcriptional regulator, which codes for MANTSTRTLRLLSLLQTHRYWPGTELAERLGVSVRTLRRDVDRLRELGYPVEAQRGVDGGYQLAAGAALPPLVIDDDEAVALAVGLQAAAEGAVAGLAESSVRVLAKVVQVMPVRLRHRVEALRTMTVPTGWGTAAGQAGVDPGALTVVALACRDAEQLSFGYAAADGRRTERHVEPHRLVCLDHRWYLVAYDLIRHDWRSFRVDRLTDPQGAGARFRPRELPAADAAEFVRASRRFHVQPHRVEVLADLPAATAQRLIGHWCTIEEVDAGHCRIRMTADSLDWACMALGVLGTDFRVLHPPALLPHLRDWADRFHRAAREGLEGAEEAAGPEGEERSEGLEGRDS
- a CDS encoding DinB family protein — protein: MTDTTNATTELSGERADLLETLTTARHFLRLTARDLTDDQARQRTTASELCLGGLIKHVTSTERFWASFIVEGPSVMPDFTTLTEADWAKRGEEFQLLPGETLAGVLAEYEEVARRTDQLVAALPNLDAAQPLPKAPWFEADKSWSARRTLLHIAAETAQHAGHADIIRESLDGAKSMG
- a CDS encoding phosphoribosylanthranilate isomerase — its product is MTTVNKLVQVAGCIDAAEADMIIGEGADWIGFGLRLPSGKDDISEQDAAAIIKGFEPPHAGVLISYLTDAQEVSDFCTQLGVVAVQLHGDVATDQLRLLKELRPELFVLKSLVVKADNAEELLQLVDDTHPFVDMYITDTFDPKTGAKGATGLTHDWSISAELVRRSPKPLMMAGGLNPENVGDAIRAVRPAAVDAHTGLEGPDGRKDRAKVAKFVAEARRAFDDIG
- the upp gene encoding uracil phosphoribosyltransferase gives rise to the protein MSTEHVHLLPQTDQLRAMHTIVRDRDCSQEDFRFYTRRIIHRLLEAALDLLPYAKREVTTPVGVTYLGLELVDKVCAVPVIRAGEAMEVELLDVQPDIPIGKILIQRDKQTKLPKLYYKQLPADIGEGHVLLLEPMLATGGSALAAIDVLLDSGVSEEKIIMINFLSSPEGLERFARERPGLQIVTSAIEDRLNEHAFMIPGIGDFGDRFFGTTDSGARK